AAACTGAAAACAGGTCAGAACTTGTAATATATTTGAAGACAATCAATTACCTGAAGTGGCTGTACGATAAAAACGCTACCCTCAGGTCAAAAATACAACAGAAAGGGAATACAGGTGGAAATGAGCAAAATAAAGAAATAGACGAAGAACTCATATGGGAACTGGAAACAGAGTCAAAAGACCCCTCATGACGACATTCCTCGAAAAACAAACCTGGAAAAGTGCAAAACTGCACACCCAAATACTGTATCACTAATAGTCATCAATAATTAGACATATACTCCAGCTCACTTCTCATGGATATTTACACACGTATATATCATATACCAGAAAAAGTAAGACTGTTCCCTCACTCTTTATTTTTAATCCACACATTACTAAAGAAGACCAGTACCTTCACCTCCGTTACTTCCCTCTAAATTTTTGTCCATCTGCTTGTATCGTTCCAGTTCCTGTTGTGCCAACTCTAATTTCCGAGCAGCACTCTCATTATCGCCGTCTTCATCTTCACCTTGTGAGTTGGACAACATGTCTTGACTCAAGGACCTCTGCCTCATCTCGAGCTCCTTGTACTCGGCGTCCAGTCTACCTCTGGACTGCCTCAGATCTTGTGCTTTCAAAACCAACTCATCCAAGTGGTTAGACAGTTTTGTGACCTTCGTATGATGACGCGGGGAACTGCTAGTAAACGTGGTCACGGATCCGTCGTCAGTAATTCCGCCGCTTGACAGATCTGTAGGCTGTTCACCCGTTTTCTCTTTCCATTGTCGTAAATAGTGTTCAATATCGTTAGAATACTGTTTGACGCTTGACGTGAATTCCGTATCGTATCCCTTCAACTTACTCTCAGCTTGGGAGAGAGATTCCTTCATGCGATTGTATTTACCCTTCAATTCATTGTACTTTTCAGCACTCTTCTCGTACACCATCATTTTATCGATAGTTTGATTTTGTTGCCTGATAATTGTGTTCAATATCTCAAAAGTCAGTATCTTCTCATTAGAACGGTCCTGTAAATCGTCAATAACTTTCCTCAATTTCTCGTTTTCCCTCTCTAACTGAACTCCCTGGTTTCGCAACGCAGTGACTTTTTTATTCTCCAATTCTAGAGTCCGTATACGATCACTAGCCTCAACAGCTTTGTCATTCGCCATTTGTTTCAAGTCCAGCAATTCATCACGCAATGACTTGAGAACTTCTTTGCCAACCAATACTTTTGTAGAATCGGTCTGCTCATGTACGACTGGGGTACTCTCCTTCGAGAGGGAGGTTGCCTCCAACTTGCCACGTTCTTCGGTCTCATCATTTACAATACCAGGCAATACACCACTTACGTGGGATGGATTAGCCACAGAAGGGGTTTGATCCTTATCATTAATGGATCCCGTTGAGCCCATAGTAGAATGGGTTTCTGGTAACACGTCTGTAACCTCTTCGGTGACCGCTCTTTTCTGCTCATCCGTTTCCTTCTCAGGAGGGACACTCGACGGAGTCGACTTCGCTTGAACACTAGAATTGACAACCTCTATAGTTGGAATTCCAACTTCTACCTCAGGATGGTCCGCATGCTCACCTGTCCCCCCATGGAGTGGTGTGGAGACTTCCTTCTTTGACTCAATATTAGATGCAGCTGCAACATTAGGAGTTCGTATTGAATCAGTTCTAGTAACCTCAGGTGTCATGTAAGTTTCTTGCACCGGAGTTGCCGGCAAGTTTTGAGCAGCCATCACGGTAGGGAAAGGACCCAAAGTTGCTGTATTCACAGGGACATCTTTCTCCTGAATGGAATCCAACTTGGACTCCTCGACAGGTGCCACCAGTTTGTTAAAGGTACCATCAGTGTTAGGCAAAGTTGGGGTGGTTTCTGCTATCTTTTGTCCATAAGGCGTCAAGATATTGTGAGCAGATATTTCCGGAACTGTGTGTACCTCTTCCTTTGAAGGAGGTACAGTAGCGTTGTCAGAATTCTGGGTAATAGAAGTATCGTTCGGGGTGAAACCGCTGTTTGGATAGGGATTTTCCAGCAAGCCCTCAACAGTTTTGTCTGATATACCCGGGCACAACTGTTCCAAGTTAGATAGATCCAAAGTGTAGAGTATCGTACCACTGCCCATATCGGTATCTGTTGTGTGTAAACCGTGTTCTTCAGGTCTAGCGTAGTCAAATTTATCACCTCCCATAATCAGCAATTTGTTACCCTTCAAAAGCGTGATAGAGTGACCAGACCGGCCCTGGGGTATCCCCACGGACAAAAACGGTAACTTGTACCATT
The sequence above is a segment of the Huiozyma naganishii CBS 8797 chromosome 11, complete genome genome. Coding sequences within it:
- the KEL2 gene encoding Kel2p (similar to Saccharomyces cerevisiae KEL2 (YGR238C) and KEL1 (YHR158C); ancestral locus Anc_5.88) gives rise to the protein MAGFNFKKLTRDKNKSSKNKGTGGNASKESSNAVKSASSFMHFNLGHHDNSDEDLNSSPQQSQGSSSASRQASYGPDTTFSSGQQRQRQYISAQPRIYPTPVPADQRSVSGATQLMQFQQQEREQQAREHQERQQQQERQRQLESEHRLREQQLQSVQHEQQLPNVQQEQTIRTPVPPEPNVFSPSPELVPKGNVVWNRIKLKDSPFPRYRHVTSSYATEDDRVFVIGGLHDQSVFGDVWIIKSLENGTKFTSTTIDITENTPPPRVGHAATLCGNAFVVFGGDTHKVNKDGLMDDDLYLFNINSYKWTIPNPIGPRPLGRYGHKVSIIATTPMKTKLYLFGGQFDDTYFNNLAVFDLSQFRRPDSHWEFLKPKSFMPPPLTNHTMVSYQNKLWIFGGDTLQGLINKIFMYDPEVNDWTVVETFPANNDQENFPPPMQEHASVMYGDLMVVMGGKDEQDNYLNTVYFLKINTLEWYKLPFLSVGIPQGRSGHSITLLKGNKLLIMGGDKFDYARPEEHGLHTTDTDMGSGTILYTLDLSNLEQLCPGISDKTVEGLLENPYPNSGFTPNDTSITQNSDNATVPPSKEEVHTVPEISAHNILTPYGQKIAETTPTLPNTDGTFNKLVAPVEESKLDSIQEKDVPVNTATLGPFPTVMAAQNLPATPVQETYMTPEVTRTDSIRTPNVAAASNIESKKEVSTPLHGGTGEHADHPEVEVGIPTIEVVNSSVQAKSTPSSVPPEKETDEQKRAVTEEVTDVLPETHSTMGSTGSINDKDQTPSVANPSHVSGVLPGIVNDETEERGKLEATSLSKESTPVVHEQTDSTKVLVGKEVLKSLRDELLDLKQMANDKAVEASDRIRTLELENKKVTALRNQGVQLERENEKLRKVIDDLQDRSNEKILTFEILNTIIRQQNQTIDKMMVYEKSAEKYNELKGKYNRMKESLSQAESKLKGYDTEFTSSVKQYSNDIEHYLRQWKEKTGEQPTDLSSGGITDDGSVTTFTSSSPRHHTKVTKLSNHLDELVLKAQDLRQSRGRLDAEYKELEMRQRSLSQDMLSNSQGEDEDGDNESAARKLELAQQELERYKQMDKNLEGSNGGEGTGLL